A genomic region of Saccopteryx bilineata isolate mSacBil1 chromosome 1, mSacBil1_pri_phased_curated, whole genome shotgun sequence contains the following coding sequences:
- the LOC136320775 gene encoding olfactory receptor 5W2-like: protein MAGENCTVFTDFILLGLSGRQDVQRGLFVLFLLVYGITVIANLGMILLINLDPRLHTPMYYFLSSLSFCDVCYSSTVSPRMLADFLSEQKRIPYHLCFVQMFFFGFFAAVECIMLSVMAYDRYVAVCNPLSYTVVMSRRLCTQLVAIAYIAGLLDVTVFTSCTFPLSFCNSNVINHFFCDIPPLLALSSSDTTISEIASVISCSCVVGSSIVTVLLSYSYIITTVLRMNSAKGRRKAFSTCASHLTAVAIFHGTLLFMYFRPNSSYSTDTDKMASVFYTVVIPMLNPLIYSLRNKDVKGALKKSN, encoded by the coding sequence ATGGCTGGTGAGAACTGCACTGTGTTCACTGACTTCATACTCTTAGGACTTTCTGGCAGACAGGATGTGCAGCGGGGGCTCTTTGTGCTCTTCCTGCTGGTTTATGGCATCACTGTGATCGCCAACCTAGGCATGATCCTGCTCATCAACCTGGACCCCAGACTCCACACACCCATGTACTATTTCCTGAGCAGTCTGTCTTTCTGTGATGTCTGTTACTCCTCCACGGTCTCTCCCAGGATGCTGGCCGACTTCTTATCTGAACAAAAGAGGATTCCATATCATTTATGCTTCGTTCAGATGTTCTTTTTTGGGTTCTTTGCAGCTGTGGAATGCATCATGTTGTCTGTCATGGCGTACGACCGCTACGTAGCTGTTTGCAATCCACTTTCTTACACAGTTGTCATGTCCAGGAGACTCTGCACCCAGCTTGTGGCCATTGCCTACATTGCAGGTTTGCTTGATGTAACAGTCTTCACTTCTTGTACTTTTCCATTATCATTTTGCAATTCCAATGTCATCAATCACTTTTTTTGTGACATCCCACCCTTACTAGCCCTCTCCTCCTCAGATACTACTATCAGTGAGATAGCATCGGTCATTTCCTGTAGCTGTGTTGTGGGGTCCAGCATCGTCACTGTCCTCCTGTCCTACAGCTACATCATAACCACCGTTCTTAGAATGAATTCAGCCAAGGGGAGACGCAAAGCCTTCTCTACCTGTGCCTCCCACTTAACTGCTGTGGCTATATTTCACggcacactcttgttcatgtatTTCCGTCCCAACTCCAGTTACTccacagacacagacaaaatGGCCTCTGTTTTCTACACCGTTGTCATCCCCATGTTAAACCCACTGATCTACAGCTTAAGGAATAAGGATGTGAAAGGTGCCCTGAAAAAAAGCAATTGA
- the LOC136320776 gene encoding olfactory receptor 5AR1-like yields MAGENCTIFTDFILLGLSGRQDVQRGLFVLFLLVYGITVIANLGMILLINLDPRLHTPMYYFLSNLSFCDVCYSSTVSPRMLTDFLSEQKRIPYHLCFVQMFFFGFFAAVECIMLSVMAYDRYVAICNPLSYTVVMSRRLCTQLVAIAYIAGLLDMTIFTSFTFPISLCNSNVINHFFCDIPPVLALSSSDTTISEMALTISCSCVVGSSIVTVLLSYSYIITTILRMNSAEGRRKAFSTCASHLTAVAIFHGTLLFMYFRPSSSYSMDTDKMASVFYTVVIPMLNPLIYSLRNKDVKGALKKAVGTKLCSG; encoded by the coding sequence ATGGCTGGTGAGAACTGCACTATCTTCACTGACTTCATACTCTTAGGACTTTCTGGCAGACAGGATGTGCAACGGGGGCTCTTTGTGCTCTTCCTGCTGGTTTATGGCATCACTGTGATCGCCAACCTCGGCATGATCCTGCTCATCAACCTGGACCCCAGACTCCACACGCCCATGTACTATTTCCTGAGCAATCTGTCTTTCTGTGATGTCTGCTACTCCTCCACGGTCTCTCCCAGGATGCTGACCGACTTCTTATCTGAACAGAAGAGGATTCCATATCATTTATGCTTTGTTCAGATGTTCTTTTTTGGGTTCTTTGCAGCTGTGGAATGCATCATGTTGTCTGTTATGGCGTACGACCGTTACGTAGCCATTTGCAATCCGCTTTCTTACACAGTTGTCATGTCCAGGAGACTCTGCACCCAGCTCGTGGCCATTGCCTACATCGCAGGTTTGCTGGATATGACAATCTTCACCTCTTTCACATTTCCAATATCATTATGCAATTCTAATGTCATCAATCATTTTTTCTGTGACATCCCCCCTGTACTAGCTCTCTCTTCCTCGGATACAACCATAAGTGAAATGGCGTTAACCATTTCCTGTAGCTGTGTTGTGGGGTCCAGCATCGTCACTGTCCTCCTCTCCTACAGCTACATCATAACCACCATCCTTAGAATGAACTCAGCCGAGGGGAGACGCAAAGCCTTCTCTACCTGTGCCTCCCACTTAACTGCTGTGGCTATATTTCACggcacactcttgttcatgtatTTCCGTCCCAGCTCCAGTTACtccatggacacagacaaaatggCCTCTGTTTTCTACACCGTTGTCATCCCCATGTTAAACCCACTGATCTACAGCTTAAGGAATAAGGATGTGAAAGGTGCCCTGAAAAAAGCAGTTGGCACTAAATTATGTTCAGGGTGA